The DNA window AATTCGATGCTTTATTGGCCAAAATGTTGGACTACTTGAAAGGCAAGGAATTGTTTGCCCGCGATTGTTATGCCTGTGCCGATCCCAAATATCGTTTGAACGTAAAAGTAATTACAGAAACTGCCTATTCAAATATATTTGCCCATAATTTATTTCTTCGTCCCGAAGCATCTGAATTAGAATCGCTCACCAGCGATTGGGTTATTTTAAATGTGCCTAGTTTCCGTGCTACGCCTGCTGAGGATGGTACCCGTCAACATAATTTCTCTATTATAAACTTCACCAAAAAAATATATATTATTGGTGGCAGTGGTTATACCGGCGAAATCAAAAAAGGTATCTTTACAGTTTTAAATTATAGTATGCCACACGAGCATAATGTATTGTCGATGCACTGCTCGGCAAATACTGGTAAAGATGGCGATACCGCTATTTTCTTCGGATTATCAGGTACTGGAAAAACTACTTTAAGTGCTGACCCAAACCGTGCTTTGATTGGTGACGACGAGCATGGATGGAGCGACAATACCGTATTTAATTTTGAAGGTGGTTGCTATGCAAAATGTGTAGACTTAACCCATGAAAAGGAACCCGAAATTTTTGAAGCAATTAAAGAAGGAGCTTTATTAGAAAATGTTCGTTTCATTGATGGAACCAATACTCCTGATTATACAAATATTAGTGTTACGGAAAATACTCGTGCTGCCTATCCGATGTATAATCTTAAAAACTTTGCAAAACCTAGCATTGGAAATGCCCCGAAAAATATATTCTTTTTAACTGCTGATGCGTTTGGCGTTTTACCTCCAATTTCACGTTTGGATGTGGGGCAGGCAATGTATAGTTTCATTAGTGGTTATACTGCTAAAGTTGCAGGTACCGAAGCTGGCGTAACAGAGCCACAGGCAACCTTCTCGGCATGTTTTGGAAAAGCTTTTTTACCTTTGCATCCAGGTCGTTATGCAAAATTATTGGGCGAAAAATTGAAACAAAATCCAGACATTAAAGTATGGTTAATTAATACCGGTTGGACA is part of the Bacteroidota bacterium genome and encodes:
- the pckA gene encoding phosphoenolpyruvate carboxykinase (ATP), with amino-acid sequence MNTKASNEHNSRLLEQVVAVVGKINNNLSPAALVQKALERKEGVLADSGALCADTGEFTGRSPKDKFSVCDSTTEDVVWWGDVNFKFTPDQFDALLAKMLDYLKGKELFARDCYACADPKYRLNVKVITETAYSNIFAHNLFLRPEASELESLTSDWVILNVPSFRATPAEDGTRQHNFSIINFTKKIYIIGGSGYTGEIKKGIFTVLNYSMPHEHNVLSMHCSANTGKDGDTAIFFGLSGTGKTTLSADPNRALIGDDEHGWSDNTVFNFEGGCYAKCVDLTHEKEPEIFEAIKEGALLENVRFIDGTNTPDYTNISVTENTRAAYPMYNLKNFAKPSIGNAPKNIFFLTADAFGVLPPISRLDVGQAMYSFISGYTAKVAGTEAGVTEPQATFSACFGKAFLPLHPGRYAKLLGEKLKQNPDIKVWLINTGWTGGPYGVGSRMKLSFTRRMITAALTGELDNVSYENHPVFGFAMPTTCPDVPVEILNPRNTWSDKEAYDQKANYLAELFVKNFKQYEDGVSEEILAAAPKAVVNA